A genome region from Clostridium pasteurianum includes the following:
- a CDS encoding carbon starvation CstA family protein, with amino-acid sequence MNSIVLVIVAAMVLIIGYRLYGAFIAAKVLVLDETRTVPSVVHNDGHDYVPTNKWVLLGHHFAAIAGAGPLIGPVLAAQFGYLPGTLWILLGGVLAGGVHDMILLFASVRHDGQSIAEIARDTLGEKMGFITSISVIFILIITMAGLGLPIVNSLFNSPWGTFTVGFTIPVAFLVGIYLKFIRPGKIAEGTVIGMVLILLGVYLGPSIQHTFLGNLLTFNAKQLSLILAIYGFLAAALPVWLLLLPRDYLSTYMKLGVIGALVIGIIFVRPTLQMPAVTKFVAGGGPVINGKVFPFLFITIACGALSGFHALISTGTTPKLINNEKDILPIGYGSMLIESFIALMALIAATVLPTSDYFAINSAPAVFAKLHMIPKELPMLSQLVGEKLAGRTGGSVSLAVGMSYVFYKIPHLKALMSYWYHFCIMFEALFILTTIDSGTRIGRYLLQDLFGKVCKPLANKNSWFNIIFFSGLMSFTWGYLLYTGNISTIWPLFGTANQMLATIAFAVGTSVLLKMGKQKYIPITILPMIFVGANTIWAAIANIISYIPQHKILLSVLSFILIVMIVVILTESIRIWVKEYKPKSNAKNIAKY; translated from the coding sequence ATGAATTCTATAGTACTTGTAATTGTAGCAGCTATGGTACTTATTATAGGTTATAGGCTTTATGGAGCCTTTATTGCTGCTAAGGTTTTAGTACTTGATGAAACAAGAACAGTTCCATCTGTAGTTCATAATGATGGTCATGATTACGTACCTACAAATAAATGGGTACTTTTAGGTCATCATTTTGCAGCTATTGCCGGTGCGGGTCCACTCATAGGTCCTGTACTAGCCGCACAATTTGGATATCTTCCAGGAACACTTTGGATTTTATTAGGAGGTGTACTTGCCGGAGGGGTCCACGACATGATACTTTTATTCGCTTCTGTAAGACACGATGGTCAATCTATAGCTGAAATTGCCAGGGATACTCTTGGTGAAAAAATGGGTTTTATAACTTCAATTTCTGTAATATTTATTTTAATAATAACTATGGCAGGTTTAGGATTACCTATTGTAAATTCACTTTTTAACAGCCCATGGGGTACCTTTACTGTTGGGTTTACAATACCAGTTGCCTTTTTAGTAGGAATATATCTAAAATTCATACGACCAGGCAAAATTGCTGAAGGTACTGTAATTGGAATGGTTCTAATTTTACTTGGGGTTTATCTAGGGCCATCAATTCAGCACACTTTTTTAGGAAATTTACTTACCTTTAATGCAAAGCAGCTATCATTAATACTTGCAATATACGGATTCCTTGCAGCCGCTCTTCCAGTATGGTTATTACTTTTACCTAGAGACTACCTAAGTACATACATGAAGTTAGGAGTTATCGGAGCACTTGTTATTGGAATAATATTTGTAAGACCAACTCTACAAATGCCCGCTGTAACAAAATTCGTAGCTGGCGGCGGTCCTGTTATTAACGGAAAAGTATTTCCATTTTTGTTTATAACAATAGCCTGTGGAGCACTCTCAGGTTTCCATGCATTAATAAGTACAGGTACTACTCCTAAACTTATTAATAATGAAAAAGATATACTACCTATAGGTTATGGTTCAATGCTTATTGAATCTTTTATAGCTCTTATGGCTCTTATAGCGGCAACAGTTCTTCCTACTTCAGACTATTTTGCTATAAATTCGGCTCCTGCAGTATTTGCAAAACTTCACATGATTCCAAAAGAACTTCCTATGCTTTCACAATTAGTAGGTGAAAAGTTAGCAGGAAGAACAGGTGGTTCCGTATCTCTTGCTGTTGGAATGTCTTATGTATTTTATAAGATTCCACATTTAAAAGCTCTTATGTCTTACTGGTATCATTTCTGTATAATGTTTGAAGCTTTATTTATACTTACAACTATAGATTCTGGTACTAGAATAGGACGATATTTGCTTCAAGATTTATTTGGGAAAGTATGCAAACCTCTTGCTAATAAAAACTCTTGGTTTAACATAATCTTCTTCAGTGGACTAATGTCCTTCACCTGGGGATATTTATTGTACACAGGTAATATATCAACTATTTGGCCTTTATTTGGTACAGCAAACCAAATGCTTGCAACTATAGCCTTTGCAGTGGGAACATCGGTTCTTCTTAAGATGGGCAAACAAAAATATATACCTATTACCATATTACCAATGATATTTGTTGGTGCAAATACCATTTGGGCCGCAATTGCAAACATAATAAGCTATATACCACAGCATAAAATACTTCTGTCTGTATTATCCTTCATACTTATAGTTATGATTGTTGTCATACTTACAGAAAGTATACGAATATGGGTAAAAGAATATAAACCTAAATCAAATGCTAAGAATATTGCAAAGTACTAG
- a CDS encoding ATP-dependent Clp protease proteolytic subunit, with amino-acid sequence MENINSVMSDKGESKEADKNKPDIYLEKMLESRTIIISGEINQELAAKVSTQLLILQGISDEPIKIFLNSQGGHVESGDTIHDMIKFVKPKVIMIGTGWVASAGITIYLAAEKENRYSLPNTRYMIHQPSGGVQGQTTDVAIEAREILRIKDRIARIISDATGKPLEEVQNNIDRNYWMNANEAVEYGIVNKIISKYEDLE; translated from the coding sequence ATGGAGAATATTAATAGTGTGATGTCAGATAAGGGAGAAAGTAAAGAAGCAGATAAGAATAAACCTGATATATATCTAGAAAAAATGCTTGAATCCAGAACTATTATTATATCAGGAGAAATTAATCAAGAATTAGCAGCCAAAGTAAGTACACAGCTATTGATTTTACAAGGAATTAGTGATGAACCTATCAAAATTTTCTTAAATAGTCAAGGTGGGCATGTTGAATCTGGTGATACAATTCATGATATGATAAAATTTGTAAAGCCTAAGGTTATTATGATTGGCACAGGATGGGTAGCTAGCGCTGGTATTACTATTTATCTTGCAGCAGAAAAAGAAAATAGGTACTCTTTACCGAATACGAGGTATATGATTCATCAACCTTCAGGTGGAGTTCAAGGACAAACTACTGATGTTGCCATTGAAGCTAGAGAAATATTAAGAATTAAAGATAGGATAGCGAGAATAATTAGCGATGCTACAGGAAAACCGCTGGAAGAAGTACAAAACAATATAGATAGAAATTATTGGATGAATGCAAATGAAGCAGTAGAGTATGGAATTGTAAACAAAATTATTTCTAAGTATGAAGATTTAGAATAA
- a CDS encoding TetR/AcrR family transcriptional regulator, which yields MIDSGKNVTSQSRRIISAAFKCISSKGYANVSLRDIAGEAGVVLSQLNYYYKNKEGLFKEVIKELTEKYVGEVDELLKKGKGEKEKVEYLIKYFKEMLKYNPQLFKLLYDLTSMSMWSKPLKKLENNFYNSMSNVIEKHIINGLMAKGKFQNYSPKTLSRILLGTLYGTSMQVLMDDEDEKEDSTKVFDELKLMFQ from the coding sequence ATGATTGACAGCGGCAAAAATGTTACAAGTCAATCTAGAAGAATAATTAGTGCTGCTTTTAAGTGTATATCATCAAAAGGATATGCTAATGTATCTTTAAGAGATATTGCAGGAGAAGCAGGTGTGGTATTAAGTCAATTAAATTACTATTATAAGAATAAGGAAGGCTTATTTAAGGAAGTTATTAAAGAACTAACAGAAAAGTATGTTGGTGAGGTTGATGAACTGCTAAAAAAGGGCAAAGGCGAAAAAGAAAAAGTGGAGTATCTTATAAAATATTTTAAGGAGATGCTCAAATATAATCCTCAATTATTTAAACTTCTTTATGATTTAACAAGTATGTCTATGTGGTCAAAACCACTGAAAAAGCTGGAAAATAATTTCTATAATAGTATGTCAAATGTCATAGAAAAACATATAATAAATGGTCTTATGGCAAAAGGAAAATTTCAAAATTATTCACCAAAGACACTTTCAAGGATACTACTAGGTACTTTGTATGGAACATCTATGCAGGTATTGATGGATGATGAAGATGAAAAGGAAGATTCTACAAAAGTTTTTGATGAATTAAAATTGATGTTTCAGTAG
- a CDS encoding HD family phosphohydrolase, whose product MMGLIKLNLKSKISSRSLYREYKECTYDLLNKKIVLSMENFIQHSNVSCLDHCIYVSYMSYLICKHLGFDYRSAARGALLHDFFLYDWHTTKSKDGLHGFTHPYTALRNANKFFNLNCKEKDIIVKHMWPLTLKMPKYKESYVVMLMDKYCAILEIMKLGNENKMCDFIRKISVP is encoded by the coding sequence ATAATGGGTTTGATAAAATTAAATTTGAAATCAAAAATAAGTTCCAGGAGCCTTTATAGAGAATATAAAGAGTGCACCTATGATTTATTAAATAAAAAAATAGTGCTTTCAATGGAGAATTTTATACAACACAGCAATGTTAGTTGCCTTGATCACTGTATTTATGTTTCATATATGAGCTATTTAATATGCAAGCATTTGGGGTTCGATTATCGTTCTGCAGCAAGAGGAGCCCTCCTGCATGACTTCTTTTTGTACGATTGGCATACTACGAAATCTAAAGATGGTCTTCACGGATTTACCCATCCTTATACAGCTCTTAGAAATGCTAATAAATTTTTTAATTTAAATTGTAAGGAAAAGGATATTATAGTGAAGCATATGTGGCCATTAACTTTAAAAATGCCTAAATACAAGGAGAGCTATGTGGTTATGCTTATGGATAAATATTGTGCTATTTTAGAGATTATGAAACTTGGTAATGAAAATAAAATGTGTGATTTTATAAGAAAGATTTCAGTGCCCTGA
- a CDS encoding putative ABC transporter permease, with protein sequence MWTYSEYILFFGLYSFLGWMLETAFASITSKQIVNRGFLTGFFCPIYGFGAVLTVQCSTLVRSYFTNSIAALIVCVMTSVILVTTLEYITGFILEKIFNSKWWDYSDFSGNIHGYICIKYSLLWGVLAFVLVQSIHPMIARIIFNMSATSKERGAEILLIYLMIDTIKSIIDALELRDIIVNYSNLSASKCREKLLNYKRIFFAFPYLWVSNASAVNRDIRRIINNGFDKIKFEIKNKFQEPL encoded by the coding sequence ATGTGGACTTATTCAGAATATATTTTATTTTTTGGGCTTTATTCTTTTTTAGGCTGGATGCTTGAGACAGCTTTTGCAAGCATAACCAGCAAACAAATAGTAAACAGGGGATTTTTAACAGGATTTTTTTGCCCAATTTATGGATTTGGAGCTGTTTTAACTGTGCAGTGTTCAACTCTTGTAAGATCATATTTCACAAATTCTATTGCAGCGTTAATAGTATGTGTTATGACCTCAGTTATTTTAGTTACAACACTAGAGTATATAACAGGATTTATTTTGGAAAAGATATTTAATAGTAAGTGGTGGGACTACAGTGACTTTTCAGGGAATATTCATGGATATATATGTATTAAATATTCGCTTTTATGGGGAGTACTTGCTTTTGTATTGGTTCAAAGTATTCATCCCATGATTGCTAGAATTATTTTTAATATGTCTGCAACTAGCAAAGAGCGAGGAGCAGAGATTTTACTTATTTATCTCATGATTGATACTATAAAGTCTATAATAGATGCACTAGAATTAAGAGATATTATTGTAAATTATTCTAATCTTTCAGCTAGTAAGTGCAGAGAAAAATTATTAAATTATAAGAGGATTTTTTTTGCATTCCCATATTTATGGGTTTCAAATGCAAGTGCTGTAAACCGTGATATAAGGAGAATTATAAATAATGGGTTTGATAAAATTAAATTTGAAATCAAAAATAAGTTCCAGGAGCCTTTATAG
- a CDS encoding nitrilase-related carbon-nitrogen hydrolase, whose amino-acid sequence MRIALAQIDVAWENKEMTKKICTKFIKKASKNGVDLIAFPEMTLTGFSMNVSKIGEDKLETVEWFKKKSLEFNVHCAFGFIEKLKNGKGINNLSICSPVNGEILRYSKIHPFSYGEEDKYYVSGNALKYCNIDNFNCATFICYDLRFPEIFQLAGKKADIIIIIANWPESRRGHWITLLKARAIETQCYIAAVNRVGIGNGLYYSGDSMVVDPYGKVVVTEKDNEKLLICDLDINIVKMCRNEFKFKQDRKEDLYYNFVKNNF is encoded by the coding sequence GTGAGAATAGCATTAGCGCAAATTGATGTGGCATGGGAAAATAAAGAAATGACAAAGAAAATCTGTACTAAATTTATAAAAAAAGCAAGTAAAAATGGAGTTGACCTTATTGCATTTCCAGAAATGACTCTTACAGGATTTTCTATGAATGTAAGCAAAATAGGTGAAGATAAATTGGAAACAGTTGAATGGTTTAAAAAGAAGTCTTTAGAATTTAATGTTCATTGTGCTTTCGGTTTTATAGAAAAATTGAAAAATGGTAAAGGAATAAATAATTTATCAATATGTTCACCGGTTAACGGCGAAATATTAAGATATAGTAAAATACATCCATTTTCTTATGGAGAAGAAGACAAATATTATGTTTCCGGAAATGCGCTTAAATACTGCAACATTGATAATTTTAACTGTGCTACTTTTATATGCTATGATTTAAGATTTCCAGAAATTTTTCAGTTAGCAGGTAAAAAAGCAGATATTATAATTATAATTGCTAACTGGCCTGAAAGTAGGAGAGGGCATTGGATTACACTTTTAAAAGCTAGGGCTATAGAAACTCAATGTTATATTGCAGCAGTAAATAGAGTGGGTATAGGAAATGGATTATACTATTCAGGAGATTCAATGGTAGTAGACCCATATGGTAAAGTAGTTGTTACTGAAAAAGATAACGAAAAATTACTCATATGTGATTTGGATATAAACATTGTTAAAATGTGTAGAAATGAGTTTAAATTTAAGCAGGATAGAAAAGAAGATCTTTATTACAATTTTGTTAAGAATAATTTTTAA
- a CDS encoding cold-shock protein, translating into MNIGTVKWFDPEKGYGFISSEGSDDVFVHYSAIKEEGPRKSLDQGQQVKYDIVKGPKGPEASNVQKM; encoded by the coding sequence ATGAATATAGGAACAGTAAAATGGTTTGATCCAGAAAAAGGATATGGTTTTATTTCTTCAGAAGGCAGTGATGATGTATTTGTACACTATTCTGCAATAAAAGAAGAGGGACCCAGAAAATCTTTAGATCAAGGTCAACAGGTAAAATACGATATAGTAAAAGGTCCAAAAGGTCCCGAAGCTTCAAATGTTCAAAAAATGTGA
- a CDS encoding glycogen/starch/alpha-glucan phosphorylase, with amino-acid sequence MFVDKKTFKNDFKKKLMTMYAEDVNTSSKHHQYFALGGLIKEYASQRWMNTNNQYSREARKQVYYFSMEFLIGRLLISNIINLGIYDVCREGLQELNINLEDLEGLENDAGLGNGGLGRLAACFLDSMASLGIPGHGCGIRYDYGLFEQKIINGYQVEVPDNWLRYGNVWEVRREDKAIIVKFGGKVEPVMKNGRLCFEHKDYEPVLAVPYDTPIIGYKNNTVNTMRLWSAETIDKDFDLDSFSKGEYSKAVEHRYSVESISQVLYPDDTRVEGKILRLKQQYFFVCAGLKSIIRSYKKTGRPMSSIDKYVQVHINDTHPSVAIAEFMRILMDEEFLSWDDAARITTNVMAYTNHTILAEALEKWPIDLFKKLLPRIFMIISEINERFCRKVYAKYQDLEKVHKMAIVSDGYINMAYLAIVGSHSVNGVAKLHTEILKHRELANFYEFFPEKFNNKTNGITHRRWLIKSNPELTALINDTIGTKWIRNPKRLIDLLPYAKDENFKYKLHKIKQHNKIKFAQAVKEKYDIDVDPNSIFDVQVKRLHAYKRQVLNVFNILNLYYRLKDNPNLDIVPRTFFFGAKAAPGYYLAKCTIKLINTVADTVNSDASVNKKMKVLFLENYSVSLAEKIIPCADVSEQISTTTKEASGTGNMKLMMNGAITVATLDGANVEIHDKVGDDNIIIFGMKKDEVMNYEKNKNYRAIDFYNNDPRLKRIIDSLVDGSLGVSRSEFADIYKYLLANNDEFFVLKDFDDYVKAEDKVDALYRDQNKWLEMSTINIAHSGDFSSDNTIKNYAEDIWHVNPVNIKLKE; translated from the coding sequence ATGTTTGTTGATAAGAAAACTTTTAAAAATGACTTTAAAAAGAAGCTTATGACAATGTATGCCGAAGATGTAAACACATCGTCAAAACATCATCAATACTTTGCATTAGGTGGACTCATCAAAGAATATGCATCTCAAAGATGGATGAATACAAATAATCAATATTCACGTGAAGCACGAAAACAAGTTTATTACTTTTCAATGGAATTTCTAATAGGTAGATTACTTATAAGCAACATTATAAATTTAGGTATATATGACGTTTGCAGGGAAGGTCTTCAAGAATTAAATATAAACCTTGAAGATCTGGAAGGTCTCGAAAATGATGCTGGTCTTGGAAACGGAGGACTTGGAAGACTTGCTGCATGTTTCCTTGATTCCATGGCATCTCTTGGTATTCCCGGCCACGGCTGCGGTATAAGATATGATTATGGTTTATTTGAACAAAAAATAATCAATGGCTATCAAGTTGAAGTACCAGATAACTGGCTAAGATATGGAAACGTTTGGGAAGTACGTAGAGAAGATAAAGCTATCATAGTAAAATTTGGCGGTAAAGTAGAGCCTGTTATGAAAAACGGCAGACTTTGTTTTGAGCATAAAGACTATGAACCTGTTTTAGCTGTACCTTACGATACACCTATCATAGGATATAAAAACAACACTGTAAATACCATGAGGTTATGGAGTGCAGAAACTATAGATAAGGACTTCGACCTTGATTCTTTCAGTAAAGGTGAATATTCAAAAGCTGTAGAACATAGATATTCTGTAGAATCTATTTCACAGGTCCTATATCCTGATGATACACGTGTAGAGGGCAAAATTTTAAGATTAAAGCAGCAGTACTTTTTTGTATGTGCAGGTCTTAAAAGTATAATTAGAAGTTACAAGAAAACCGGACGACCTATGTCATCAATAGACAAGTATGTTCAAGTTCATATAAATGACACACATCCTTCTGTTGCTATAGCAGAATTCATGAGAATACTTATGGATGAAGAATTTTTATCCTGGGATGATGCAGCTAGAATAACAACAAACGTAATGGCATATACAAATCACACTATTTTAGCTGAAGCCCTTGAAAAATGGCCTATAGATTTGTTTAAGAAACTTCTTCCAAGAATTTTCATGATCATAAGCGAAATAAACGAAAGATTCTGTAGAAAGGTATATGCAAAATATCAGGATCTTGAAAAAGTTCACAAAATGGCTATAGTGTCAGATGGATATATAAATATGGCTTATCTCGCTATAGTTGGAAGTCATTCAGTAAATGGTGTTGCAAAACTTCATACGGAAATATTAAAACATAGAGAGCTTGCTAATTTCTATGAATTTTTCCCTGAAAAGTTTAATAATAAAACAAATGGAATAACTCATAGAAGATGGCTAATAAAATCTAATCCTGAACTTACTGCTTTAATCAATGATACTATAGGTACTAAGTGGATAAGAAATCCAAAAAGACTTATAGATCTTCTTCCTTATGCTAAAGATGAGAATTTCAAGTATAAGCTTCACAAAATAAAGCAGCATAATAAAATAAAATTTGCTCAAGCTGTAAAGGAAAAATACGATATAGATGTAGATCCAAATTCTATATTTGATGTACAGGTTAAAAGGCTCCATGCCTATAAAAGACAGGTTTTAAATGTATTTAATATACTGAATTTATATTATAGATTAAAGGATAATCCAAATTTAGATATAGTTCCGAGAACCTTCTTTTTTGGAGCTAAAGCTGCTCCTGGTTATTATCTTGCAAAATGTACAATAAAGTTAATAAATACAGTAGCTGACACGGTAAATAGTGATGCCTCCGTCAACAAAAAAATGAAAGTACTATTTCTAGAAAATTATTCAGTCTCACTTGCAGAAAAAATAATACCATGTGCTGATGTAAGTGAGCAAATCTCTACTACTACAAAAGAAGCTTCTGGAACCGGAAATATGAAGCTTATGATGAACGGTGCAATAACTGTAGCTACCCTCGATGGTGCAAATGTTGAAATTCATGATAAGGTTGGAGACGACAACATAATAATATTCGGAATGAAAAAAGATGAAGTAATGAATTATGAAAAGAATAAAAATTATAGAGCTATCGATTTTTACAATAATGATCCAAGGTTAAAAAGAATAATAGATAGTTTAGTAGATGGTTCTTTAGGAGTTTCACGCTCTGAATTTGCTGATATTTATAAATATCTTTTAGCTAACAACGATGAATTTTTCGTACTAAAAGATTTTGATGACTATGT